One segment of Castanea sativa cultivar Marrone di Chiusa Pesio chromosome 3, ASM4071231v1 DNA contains the following:
- the LOC142628163 gene encoding 65-kDa microtubule-associated protein 8, with the protein MDHQISSLQTTIRMRSTALLETSCGYLLQELQMIWDEVGEDQFEREKVLLDLEQECLEVYRRKVDTANISRAHLHQELAEAEAEFTHLLLSLGERSLPGRPEKMSGTLKEQLDSITPALREMRLRKEERVNQFQAVQGQIQKISAEIAGQSEYDNSSSTVIVNENDLSLKKLEEYQIELQRLRNEKNERLQRVEKYIGKIHNLTAILGMDSSMIITKVHPSLNELSGMSKNISDSILAKLKSTVESLEEEKQKRLEKLRQLGRALKNLWNLMDTPSRERQSFCHVTDLLLVSSEVSDPGSLTPSIIQQAEAEVKRLDQLKSSKMKELFHKKQNELEEICNKSHMEIPSQSEMDNITNLIKTGEIDHADLLMSMDEQISRAKEEASSRKAIMEKVEKWMLARDEERWLEEYNRDENRYSVSRGAHKNLRRAERARITVNKIPALVDLLIVKTKSWEEERKKVFLYDEVPLLAMLEEYNMFRLEKEEEKQRQRENKKVQSQVVVEQENLFVSRPGTSSRRLSNGSLNGGFTNAVPLNRRVSLSIQHLGSNSINSATQGISFIKEGRKVQGEKMFARPSLAHLRDETASVVSTFSGPLSP; encoded by the exons ATGGACCATCAGATAAGTTCACTGCAAACAACAATTAGAATGAGAAGCACTGCATTGCTAGAAACTTCATGTGGATATTTACTTCAGGAATTGCAg aTGATATGGGATGAAGTTGGAGAAGATcaatttgaaagagagaaggTTCTGCTAGATTTGGAACAGGAATGTCTAGAGGTTTACAGGAGAAAAGTTGACACTGCAAATATATCAAGAGCTCACCTGCATCAGGAGTTGGCAGAAGCTGAGGCTGAATTTACCCATCTTCTTTTGTCCCTTGGTGAACGATCTCTCCCTGGACGG CCAGAAAAGATGTCAGGAACATTGAAAGAGCAGCTAGACTCAATCACACCAGCTTTGCGGGAGATGCGgttaagaaaagaagagaggGTGAACCAATTCCAAGCTGTGCAAGGACAAATTCAGAAAATTTCTGCAGAAATAGCAGGTCAATCAGAGTACGATAATTCATCATCAACTGTCATAGTGAACGAGAATGATCTTTCATTGAAGAAACTCGAGGAGTATCAGATTGAACTACAAAGACTCCGTAATGAGAAG AATGAAAGGCTCCAAAGAGTAGAAAAATACATAGGCAAAATCCACAACCTGACAGCAATACTGGGGATGGATTCCTCGATGATCATAACCAAAGTTCATCCAAGCCTGAATGAATTGAGTGGAATGTCGAAAAATATAAGCGATAGTATTCTGGCTAAACTCAAAAGCACAGTGGAGTCTCTGGAGGAAGAAAAGCAAAAGCGACTTGAGAAG CTACGCCAACTTGGTAGAGCATTGAAAAACTTGTGGAATCTCATGGACACACCCTCCAGAGAGCGTCAATCATTCTGTCATGTTACTGATTTATTATTAGTCTCGTCTGAAGTATCAGATCCAGGAAGCCTCACTCCTAGCATAATTCAGCAG GCTGAAGCTGAAGTCAAGAGACTGGATCAGTTAAAATCAAGTAAGATGAAAGAGTTATTCCACAAGAAACAAAATGAGCTGGAAGAGATATGCAACAAATCACACATGGAGATTCCTTCTCAATCAGAGATGGATAACATAACAAACCTCATAAAAACCG GAGAGATTGACCATGCTGATCTCCTCATGAGCATGGATGAACAGATATCAAGAGCAAAAGAAGAAGCTTCTAGCAGGAAGGCTATTATGGAGAAGGTAGAAAAGTGGATGTTGGCACGTGATGAGGAACGCTGGCTGGAAGAATATAACAGg GATGAGAATCGATACTCAGTCAGCAGAGGTGCCCACAAGAACCTCAGACGTGCAGAACGTGCCAGAATAACAGTCAACAAAATCCCAG CTTTGGTCGATTTGCTAATAGTAAAGACTAAGAGCtgggaagaagaaagaaagaaagttttcTTGTATGATGAG GTACCTCTCCTGGCAATGTTGGAAGAGTATAACATGTTCAGGCTggaaaaagaagaggagaagCAAAGACAAAGG GAAAATAAGAAGGTACAAAGCCAAGTAGTAGTTGAGCAAGAGAATTTGTTTGTGTCCAGGCCAGGTACCAGTAGCCGACGTCTTTCAAATGGGAGCCTGAACGGAGGATTTACTAATGCTGTACCTTTAAACAGAAGGGTTTCTCTGAGCATTCAACACTTGGGATCAAATAGCATTAATTCAGCAACACAAGGCATATCTTTCATAAAAGAAGGAAGGAAAGTACAAGGTGAAAAGATGTTTGCTCGACCAAGCCTTGCTCATCTTAGAGACGAAACAGCTTCAGTGGTGTCAACCTTTTCAGGCCCATTATCTCCTTGA